A segment of the Lycium ferocissimum isolate CSIRO_LF1 chromosome 5, AGI_CSIRO_Lferr_CH_V1, whole genome shotgun sequence genome:
AGACAGACCAAATTAGAAATGAGAAGTCGTGTCTACTGATGGTCTACCCTCGTTAAGAAGTGTTTATAATTTACCTTGACTAAACCCTGTAGTGCCATTCTTATTTTGGGTGCTGAATGACCTTCCCTTTTCTTAGGAATGCCACATTAATAGTTTCTGAAGTTACTATGAGAAACAGTGTGTATAGGCCCTTGCTTGTGTGATCTACCAGGGTACTTGGATTATTATGCTTAATCGTTTTTTTTCTAGTGCACCGAAACAGCCAATTCAGTTATACTAATATATCTGGTTAGTCTCAAATCTGCTTATTGGTTACTTGCGCTGATGTAGACGCGTTTACTATATTCTTTAATCATCAGCTTTTGATATGAcgtgaaactaatttttttagtaTGCAGTCAATATCTTGGCTCAGACAAATTATGATTTCCAGTTTATAACATTCTTATCCGTGCGGGCATATTATCAAATAGTAGAGACAAATTATTCTTGTTATCTCTGCTTATTTGATGTTCTTGAGCTTACTAGCAAGTTGGTTCGTTTGTTATGTTTCAGCACTGAAGGATCTCTTTGCACATTATGTGGAAGCATGGAAATCATGGTACTTGGAAGTTGCTGGGAAGAACCCAATTCAGCTGATGTCCTGATGTGCTCTTTCTTGATAAGAACAGAATATTTAAGATAACAGCCTTCATAAACTAGACATGGTTGAATGCAACGTTCTTGTTGCACCAACGCTACTTGATTGTACATTTTTCGTTATCATTTCGGTTAATAGTGATTCTTGAAAGGATTCAAATGCTACAATAACATTGGACACTACAATAACATGTTCTATGATAAAGAATCCATGTTGACGCAAATTGATTTTGGGTGATGTTGAAATGCGATTTCATGGAATGGTTACAGACCGCTATTTACGGAACAAACTGTAATTTATGAAGGATGCAAGGAAAGAATGGCAATGTTTTGACTTTGTCATTTGAAGATGAGTAAATAACATGTTCTATGATAAAGAAAGAGTTGAAGTGATGTTGAGCGTTCTGGAATGGTTACACTGCGGAGAATTTATGAAGGATGCAAGGAAAGAATGGCAAGATCATTTGAAGATGagtaaagggtcaaaaatgtcactctactttgggaaaaagCTACACAATTACGGTAAAAAATATCCCataattaaagttttcaaatatacccttgtcttAACGGATATCCCCGAATCCTCAAAATAAtccaatttcaatttttaacCCGATTCAACTACATAAAAAACTCATATGTGATTAACTTGTTCTTGAGTCCTACATTTGAAACCACTAGGCATAGAAGTGGGTAGCCCCCATATgctctttttatttaattagatTGGGTTTAAATGAAGCGAGTTttaaaatgaaatcgggttattttggaaatttccgttaagacaagtatatatatttgaaaactttaataatGGAAGGATTATTTTTTACTCAAATTATAATGAAAGATATTTTTAGCATTTTCCCAAAGTAGAAgcgtatttttgaccctttccctttGAAGATTGCTATAATGCACAAATGAGGATAACGAACATTTTCGATTTTCACTCGAAGTGTACATCTTACCCTCCCAGACCACACTCTGAAGTGTGCATCATCAATCATGTCAGGAGGAACAGACCTAGAGAGCCATTTTTAACACCAATCTTAATGACCTGAACaggaaaaggaaacaaaagaCAATCTTCATCCGTAATAGAAGTAGAAGGAACAACTATGCAAATCAGCACAAAGATATTTACAAAGAGATCTAATCAGAAGGGGAaacaggaaaagaaaagatctAATTAGCTAGCTTCCTGTCGTGCACTGATGCATTTTTGCTAAGTTCAAAGAGATGGCAAGTCATGATGAAGATGCTGATTCTGCTAATTGTGGGACCAATCTATGAATTCTCCACACTCTTCTTTCATCAATCACCTCCGCATAGTACCGCAATCTGTTAATAACAGCACGCTTAAATGCATAAGTGAACAGCACTTAATATCAGGAATCGTTCCAGCTCCAATTATCAAGGTAAATCTGCTGAAAAATAACTTATAGTTCTCCTCCGTCGAGTTGGTAGGAAATATTATAGGGAATATTTTACTGGTAAAGGACTGTTCCATTTACACTCGTATGATTCTGTTCTCTTTTCATACTACTGATGCTGGAAATCTGTTCTTTTAATTCTCTGGACAGAGGTTTCAAACTAGCTTTAAAAACACTACAAATACCCATATATGAAACACTTAAAAGAGGTATGTCAAAGTGTTTTCCCATTCATgacccaaatttgacccaaatcAATATTAGTCCAGGTTCCAgattaattgaatttaacaGAGATCAATTTGATAGGTCCCGTGGAATCCATCATGATGGaataaaagaaagatgggtTTGGATATACTTGAGGTGCACTTGAGATTCCTCTCCCTgccaaaactcaaaaaactctGGAATAAGCCTGTAGCCACCCCAGTGCTTGGGTCTTGGTATTGAAGTCCTGCACGTAAGGGAAAAAGGATTGCTTTGAGGTTCACTTGAATCAAGACAACCgcaaattaccttttttttttttttttggagaaaggaaaaggaaatatgatTAGGTTGTAATCAACAGGTCTTGCTCAGACATTTTTCCAAGAATGTACATGTTAACAAATGGATCATggcctaactcaacccaaaAGCTAGCTTACGAGGGGAGGATTGCCAAGTCCATACAATGAGTCCAAATGGTCCTCATCCCACCGATGTGGGACTTAACACCCTGTCTCACGCCTAGGGCTGGACATCTGGAGCATGGACAATTTAATATGAGAGACCAACATCGGTAAAATCATGAATTGGGATGGGCCTGGCTCTGATATCATGTTAAGAAATGGATAATGGACCTAACTCAACCCAAAAGCTAGCTTTTGAGGGGAGGATTGTCCAAGTCCATATAATGAGTCCAAATGGTCCTCATTCCACTGATGTGGGACTCAACAGTACACACAAAAGGTATGTCTTTTACATGTTCGGACACGGAGAATATTGCAACTTTTGAAGAATTTTATCTAAATACTGgaaattctgaaaaaatatCCACTAATTCTAGGCGTGGGATTGCAATCAGACAACTGATGCATTTTTAACAGTATCCCAATCAATAGAATATTTCCACTAGGCATAGATGGAACATTGAAACCAAAGCGACGTTACAGATTAGGGCAAGCAAAGAAAGAATGTCAGAAATATGTGAATTTACTGACCTGTCATGGTACTTCTCCTCTAATTCTTTATACTGTTGATGGAGACCCTCTCGTCCATGAATCAATGTGCTCTGAACTTGCAGAAGATATTGAAGACTAGCTATTGATGCACGTATACAGAAACACAAAAATATTGAAATCTAGAAAATCTGTTGCTGAAAATGCTAGACGAACCTGCTTGCTAACTATTGGTCTAATCTGCGTATCTCGAGGAAGACTAGAGAAGTATTGATCAGATTCCTCATCAGAAACTTGCTCCACAAATCCCTCCACTCTTACCTACAAATGAATTAGTACTGAAGCCAGTAAGAACAATTATCTAAACGTAAGTGCATTATGCAgtcaattatttaattatatctcAGAGTGAATGCAATTATGATTAAGAAACTGACTATTTGAGGTTTTAAGGGAGTACGCACAGTAATCATGATACTTCCTCTTTCTGTCTCTTCTTTACATTTTAGTTTTTATCACAGGGAAACTGAACCTTGGATTCTAACAAGGGACCTGTAAGTAGCAAATTTCTAGCAAAGAAATATTATCCAGCATCAATAGTAGTTCACAAAAGCTAAATGCATCTCTTCAGCAACTCATCTATCCTAACACAATCCTGCAGGTCACCCTCAAGTAATTGACTGCATATCCAGGACAGGATTGCTACAGCTGTCACTTGACATTTTCATCTACGCTAAATTGTTAATAGTCACACCAGTATAACACAATGTCACTAGATATAAGTGCTCTCTCAAAATGCAGGAATGTTCTAAAGGTGGAATCGTTTTTAACCTGGCACTTCAAAGGACCCCAGTAAAAGAGAAGTGACGCATGAGGATTTTCAGAAATTTCACGAGCCTTTCGACTCCCATAGTTGGTGTGCCTGCAGAAACATGAAGGATGTCATCAAATAGACTATATACACTGCAGAAATAGTTAAGGAGCTCACCAGAAAAAACCATCTTCCTTTACTCCTTCCAATGATATCATTCGCGATGAACTGGGAAGAAGAAATACCACATAGTCAACATCAGGCAAAAAATCACTGTTTATACTAACTTGCAGACCATTTAAAGATGAGAAAATTGAAGCTAGAAAGACTTACGGTTTTGCATCTTTACCAGATGTTGATAGGACCATATAATGGGGTTCTTTGACGCCAGCTGCCAATGCATCACCAAGCCACTTTTGAAACTACAATCACAATGGGGCTTTATTGAcacaaatataaatatactgcaTTGCTTTAAGAAAGGAAGTGTGCATACATTtctggattatgtgataaattTGCGACAAAATCACCACAAGAGAGTCAAAGATCCAGATATAATAGATATTAAGCTTCTACTTTTCATACAAACTCAACCTGATCAATAGGATCTTCCTCCACCTCAAGAGATGCAGAAGCTGCAAATATTCCTTTCTGTGCTGATAAATTGGGAAGGTTTCCAATTCTAACACACATTGAAGTGCCGGGATATGATGGAAGTTTTAGCTTGAATTTGTCTATGATGGATTGTGGAACAAATCTTCCACCTAAAAAATGATGTGGGCCACAAAACATTTTGGCACACACTTTTGGAGCTGTCAAAGAGACCTACACAGTGAATGTCCAACATTTTCTTTAGGTATTTCACTTGATTCTCAAAGGAAAAGCAGAGGTGTCAATGAGACAGAGGTATCAATGAGACAAACGCATGATAACAATAGAATGTGAGTACTTAACAACTGCATACCAGCATATCAGGTTCAATGCCTTCACCACGGACGTCTCCCTCTTCCACATGCCAACCGGAAGGTATGTCTACAGATATAATAACAGCTGGTTTCTCATGTGTCTGTTGCTGGTTTCTTATGGAGACCAGCCTTCTAATGAGACTATCAAACGGTGGCCGTGGGTTGCCTGTACTGAGTACTCTATCTATGAAACAATCctaaataattaaaggaaaaggaaaaagagaggaaGCATACAAGGTTCCTAAGTATAGAAGAATCACACTATTAAGTGAGGATAATGGTCAAAGTCCTCAATAACAGCAAATTACATCCAATGCTGCATACACACACTTATGGTGGATAAAGAGTGATTAAAACCAACTTAAGCAAAGAAtaagactaacaagtttggcaTACAACAATAGTTTATATAGCTTCCAATAGAAGTATTGGCCTTCAAATTCACCCCAGATTCAAATTCAACTTGTGTTTAGCTGCTCATCAAAGACTGACTACAGTAGATAGATTAAAGAATTTGGTATTGATGTTCCTAT
Coding sequences within it:
- the LOC132055844 gene encoding pyridoxine/pyridoxamine 5'-phosphate oxidase 1, chloroplastic-like isoform X1 is translated as MEEISYVSRQEAIEIDQVLMGPLGFTLDQLMELAGLSVASAIGEVYSSSEYTRVLVICGPGNNGGDGLVAARHLHHFGYNPSICYPKRSNEFLFVSLVTQLESLSVPFLPVEDLSLQLSNDFDIIVDAIFGFSFHDRVLSTGNPRPPFDSLIRRLVSIRNQQQTHEKPAVIISVDIPSGWHVEEGDVRGEGIEPDMLVSLTAPKVCAKMFCGPHHFLGGRFVPQSIIDKFKLKLPSYPGTSMCVRIGNLPNLSAQKGIFAASASLEVEEDPIDQFQKWLGDALAAGVKEPHYMVLSTSGKDAKPSSRMISLEGVKEDGFFWHTNYGSRKAREISENPHASLLFYWGPLKCQVRVEGFVEQVSDEESDQYFSSLPRDTQIRPIVSKQSTLIHGREGLHQQYKELEEKYHDRTSIPRPKHWGGYRLIPEFFEFWQGEESQVHLKLRYYAEVIDERRVWRIHRLVPQLAESASSS
- the LOC132055844 gene encoding pyridoxine/pyridoxamine 5'-phosphate oxidase 1, chloroplastic-like isoform X2, which codes for MEEISYVSRQEAIEIDQVLMGPLGFTLDQLMELAGLSVASAIGEVYSSSEYTRVLVICGPGNNGGDGLVAARHLHHFGYNPSICYPKRSNEFLFVSLVTQLESLSVPFLPVEDLSLQLSNDFDIIVDAIFGFSFHGNPRPPFDSLIRRLVSIRNQQQTHEKPAVIISVDIPSGWHVEEGDVRGEGIEPDMLVSLTAPKVCAKMFCGPHHFLGGRFVPQSIIDKFKLKLPSYPGTSMCVRIGNLPNLSAQKGIFAASASLEVEEDPIDQFQKWLGDALAAGVKEPHYMVLSTSGKDAKPSSRMISLEGVKEDGFFWHTNYGSRKAREISENPHASLLFYWGPLKCQVRVEGFVEQVSDEESDQYFSSLPRDTQIRPIVSKQSTLIHGREGLHQQYKELEEKYHDRTSIPRPKHWGGYRLIPEFFEFWQGEESQVHLKLRYYAEVIDERRVWRIHRLVPQLAESASSS